Genomic window (Mya arenaria isolate MELC-2E11 chromosome 16, ASM2691426v1):
ATATTGGATCATTATACTTATTGTCGCTCAAATATCGTTCctagtatatttttaaaattgtttgcaatattttcttcCACGAAAATTTAAATGCAACAGAACAATTGATCGGGCTAGCTGACTAAAAAATGACCTCATCTGGCTTGACCTCATGATTTATATTTAGTTAGCTTGTCTTAAACCAAAGCTGTACAGAGCGGTTTAAAAATAACGTAAGACAAATTATaagcatcaaaatttaattcaACAGAGTTGCATTCATTTGGCATGCTTTTAAAACATACTTTCTTTAATGGCAATAATAAACGTAAAGGGAGTTTTATTATTAGCATTATCAATAATCAGTGTAgatcatcattgttttggaatCTTGCCAGATATGTCGGTCATCAGTCGATTCAAGTGTTTCCTTACGAACAGGAATTCAATTTACATCTTGTTGAGCcatattattttcttgaaaagtAAATAATGAATTGATCTTATCCAGAAAAGGCGATACATATTTTCTTCCGCATGcagattttgttaaaaattggCATGTTACATAGGAGACTTTGctatttcaaatacattgttttcaattagATATTTTTATCTGATGCTTTACCAAATCGGACTATTGATCGGCTTTACAAAGAACACATCTTGAGCTCTGTGTTTAAAGCAATtaacatatattgaataataacaCTCTCAAATATGGAACAGTGTTTGATTATAGACACGGATACATGCAATGTACTAGCAACACTTGTTTTAATACGTGTAGATTTGTGTTGAAGTGTGGTGTTATATATGTAAGTTTCTGTTTCCTGTTGCGCTGTGTCAACTTCACACACAAGTCACATGAAAAATATGTGTAGGTTTGTGTTCAAGCGTGgtgttatacatgtaggttTTTGTTTCCTGTTGCGCTGTGTCAACTATACACACAAGTCACAtgacaaataaaacacaataagatgatttaaaagacaattataaaagtacttgttattatttttgtgcaaaaatcTTATGACCAGGtattaatatttaacttttaaattttctGGTTTTGCAATATTCCTATTCATAGAATTATGCGTAATGATAACGTTAAAATTACTACATCGTATGCTGCTGTgtctttttgtaatttttttaacaaggaGCTAAGTCGTCGTTCAGGCAACGAATTTTTGTTAACCTATAATTACCATAGTaatgaaaatagtttaaatagAACCAACGACGTCcctatttaaagtaaaaaacgTAACTGACTGGGCTATTCCGGTTTAAAAAATACGCAGAAGAAAATATTGCTTAAACGTTTAGAAATACATTGTAACGATGTTGGAATATCAGCTCAAAATCGGATTAATTTAATTTCCTTGCTCACTTTCAACAAAGAAGAATAAGTGATCGGGTTGGCTGACGAAAAGGTCGCCAAAAGACGATCTCGACCTCagctgtttattttatttagattgaATAAAATTATAGAAAATGAAAGCATCACAATTAAATACAGCTGCTTGGCATTTgtaatcattgaaaatataaataatcgcATATAATTATTCCTATAAGTCAAAGTATTGGattcaaatacaaacttagAGCGATTACAAAGCAAATAACGTTcgcaaataaatatgttgaataataatagtatataatacattgtactGCAATTGTATTCGGgcattagttttaaaaaaaatcattgatgcTAATATTTaggtgaaaaactacagaaacaagcatagtagccaaaagtttaaacataaacctcgtttaatggcacagggtaaacgccaattatatacaacacaaaaacaaaacaatcacaaaagAAAAAtcgaacaacaacacaaaactccacaaacaacacagtgcatatatatactATAGACAGACTAGatgtgtttatcaagaattgtaagGGATCGTTTTTGAGCGCACAGTAAAATGTAGATTTTCTTGGAGTTAAAACCAGTTTTTATGCACAACCATACTCTTATACAAACAATCTCAAATGAAGTTAAAACGTGAATGGTTGAACTTAAATTTCCAGGTGTTTCATTAACATATGCCCTTtagtgttttcaataatttcgtttaaaataggaatttttaaatgttctatttagatttttattttacttttattttatttttctaaaagaaTAGGTTAGTTGGGAACTACTAATATCTCATTTTCACCTTAAATGTAGTAACGGGGAAAAATTCCCGTGAcagttaataattataaaatataaacaagagggcctgaaggccctgtatcgctcacctgatccaattcaagtgtgaaataagtgttttcagggcgaggccaattgtgacagggggagggaataagtgtttttttcaggGCGATGGAAAGTGCAACGAGAgtgaaatttataaatataaatttagaaCTAGTTTTCAATGctacatgttaaatattaaagttgaGGGTATTACTGTTATAGAGAATTTGAAATGTCAGTCTGGTCGTCTGCTACCTTAGAAACGATGCATActtgtctttgtttttattttctgttcttgttatggttggagtataaacatgaaaattgtttcatttaactCAGAATGTATTTTAGCAGTTACTGTGATTTAAGTACTTGTTCTACATGAAAATGCACGAAACATTGAAACTTATTATACTTACTTTTGACTTCATCATGGAGggacttttttattaaattacagagtatattgtcaataaatctGCATATAATCATGAGGTATGGAACCAAAACATTTATACCtgctgaaattaaaaaaattattactTAGATCCTTTCTAGTGaccaagtttgtttttttaatatcacggatgatctttttttaatatcacggatgacccagttgcaaaccttaccttgctgtaataagtacattctaaccaggtttcatatagataaagtagaaaatatggtctcaacagtgttttaagaatgttttctataatttgacttcgtgacctagtttttgaactcaggTTACCCAGTTTCTAACTTTACATAGacttcataaaacaaacattctgacatagtttgATGGTGATCAAAGAGAGTGTTCACAAAgattttctatgatttgacctagtggcctggttttCTACATCTGATTACCCAGTTTTAAACTCTACCCAAAGATCATCAAgtataacattctgatcaagttccatgaacatatggtcataaatgtggcctctagagtgtcaacaagcttttccttcaatttgacctggtgacctagttttcaATCGCACATAACCCAGATTGGAAGTTGACCTAGAGAtcatcaatattaacattctgaccaagtttcctgaagaaacagtcataaatgtgacctcttcAGTGTAAACAAGCTTTTCCtctaatttgacctggtgacctagttttaaaCCCAGATGACCAAATACCGAAcgcgtccaagattttattgagggtaacattctgaccaagttttttttaagacTGTACCAAAATTGtaacctctagagtgttaacagtcaaattgttgacgatggacgacggacgacgacgacgacggacacagggcgatcacaatagctcacttTAAGCACTTCgcgctcaggtgagctaaaaacaaggggtatttataaaggattgttaggtaccgccttaaAACGGTCAGTTAcatgttaatttactggggtgtttaaaccagtttgcatGCACAAaactcactcttatcccaacaatcctgaataaaataaaaacggaaaaggtaaatattatcaaagcatGCATTTACTTCAGGAAAccttgtaataaaacaaataataataaacttataggtaaaccccaatgATAAGGGACCCCAACTCTATCTCCAGACGGAGGattacaattcagagtaccgaatgcaaaatattttcaaagatactATGCAATCATTGTTTGAAGCTGTGAGCAtcacaaacaattattaaataaaatgcttaaaattgtgtgatcatagagtttcataataaaaagcatcattgtacgaACACtgggaaaaaataaagaaaatacatatcaaaaataaaaacgacattTATTTGCTAAacttaatttaagaaatgagaCATAATTCATTTGatggcaatgatatattaataGGGTGTTACAATGATTATGTAAAATTTTGGAAAGTATGCCATTTATAGAATCGCGCCAGTTTTATGTGTCATCAATTAGTtatttataatgtgtatatcaAGGACAGGGATCCCCTACTTTTGATTTTCACAATGCTGGGTTGAAAAGTTGAATGACTAAGATAGGCAACATCCGATATAGACAATGTATTTGTTCTTCCGCACGTAGCtgcttgtttacaaatataatgttaacataCTCGTTCAGTATGAAATGTAAGTAACACCGTTtccttttgatattttaaacatttgtgacGTTTATTATAAGTACGAAAGTATGTCTAGTTGTGTTTTAAAGGctgtaaacaaacattgaataatttgaatgcagatatatttcatattgagcCTCTTATAATACGTGACTAGTACATCAAAACATAACGATGGATAGTGATATGATTTATGATTTCCCGTGTACAAGTTGCCaggaaaattaaataaactcgGAGTCCGTGAGTTTCTGcaaacaatgtaaaaaaatgttttgtgctGTCTGTGTTAAAATGCATGACCGTATTCTTAAGGAGCACAGTGTCCTTGACAAAAGCCGCCAACATTTGTGGAGCAAAGAAAATGCCGATGGTTACGACACCATCGGGtttgttcaaaacaatattctaGACGAAAGTCAACAGAAATCATCTACACAAGAGAAAGACAGTACTTACGTCAACAGCGCGTCTTTTCGAGGCAATATGCTTGACGAAAGCCATCATATAACAGAGGAGAATGACAGTACTTACGTCAACAGCGCGTCCGTCCGGGGCAATATGCTAGACAGAAGTCAATATCTGTCATGGAACAAAGAAAGTGGCGGTGTGCACGGATTTGCTGACTGTCCTACAACGGAGAGCACCAGGAAGGAAATGGACCGTGATCGTCCTAAGCTTACTCCAGGTGACGTAAATATGACTTTTTACCATACGGTCTGGTTTATACATTTACGGTCTTGTATATTATTCACTTGTCTATATATTAACTTCAATGACCTGTATGTGGATGTGAAAATCAATTTGATGACCAATGGAAATGATTGAATACTTGAGAAAGATAAATTGTGATACAATGAAACGCCTGCAACTTGGTGAAGTCACCATTTATGTCAAGAGCAACAAAACGCGCAAGGTAAAAATTCAGCTCAAATTTAATTTACGTCGCTAAAGCAATGACAAAGACcgtaaataaaaatagattgccattattgttatatatttatgaactCAGATGTAATAGTGTATGTCTGAAATGTTGTAATGTCTTAATGACATGCTACTTCTGTTTTTCGAACAGGCATGCACCTCTGTTTAACTACTTGTTATTTTGTCATAGCCACGTGCTACAATGTCTATCTTATGAGTTCGTATGTCTAAAggtaatgtttatatacatagttttatatatatttggcatGTCCAACCGACATGAGCTTTTTTCAGCTGACATGTTAACCAGTGAAGCTGATATAATGCGTAAATGGCATGTCACTCTGTCTAACTGAAATGCTACTATGTCTGACTGATATCCTATCTGATATGTTTTAATATCGAGCCAATATGCTATTTAGTGTTTTATGAAGACTTATTACTTATACATTGCgatcatattattttaattgaatatcactttaaattatttttcattttgaatggtCGTccagatgaaaaaaatatttagatttaaagTATGTCTCTTTGCAAGCCAATAATACAGCATGCATACGCCCAGTCATcgaactaaaataaaacaatctctGTGTATTGACACGGGGTCAGGACACAACCgactataaaacaaacaaataaacacttcatacacaaatacaaacaacacgCAAACGAACTCAGGCCACACACGCATCCTTCGTGTTTACATCATTGAATTAAAGTTAGTATagtagactcgtgttccagaGAATTCGTTGTTTGGATGACTGTTTAGACGCCTTTATCCAATCATTTATCGATAAAGTAATCTGAATGCGTCTTaagtctgtttgtggtgtttgtatacagtcgaaccccgttagatcgaactcgcttggctggAAATACTCGTTGGCTccaactggatgtaaaggacttATTTATACTGAAGACTGACAATCCCGGTTGGCTCTAATTTCTtaaggtattttcgccggttccTGGGAGCTcaagccaacgggattcgactgtatgaGTATGTGATGTTTATAGTCTTGTGTCTCTAGCTCATACGCCTTTCGGTCCTTGCGAACAGGCTTGTTCCTGTATGGTCCATTGTAACACTGAATTCAGTGTCTTTagattaaatttaaacaatatgtaaGCACTACAAAAAAGTGTGCTAGTCAGACATAACCACATGTCAA
Coding sequences:
- the LOC128221059 gene encoding uncharacterized protein LOC128221059 — its product is MFCAVCVKMHDRILKEHSVLDKSRQHLWSKENADGYDTIGFVQNNILDESQQKSSTQEKDSTYVNSASFRGNMLDESHHITEENDSTYVNSASVRGNMLDRSQYLSWNKESGGVHGFADCPTTESTRKEMDRDRPKLTPAKEIFGNVLDSPLSKLCGIVGKTSLYFDDEGVRLLHTDRKTYVKIPLNMIRRYGIEGCIFYIEVGRGFCFGEGFIHTKCYSRTDAKLANTYMIETISKRKKTVHKCV